A genomic region of Marinobacter sp. NP-4(2019) contains the following coding sequences:
- a CDS encoding DUF3135 domain-containing protein: protein MDVPPFDELRDLLQRDPEGFEILRTTLIDDCIRRSSGCNQRRLRGLQFVIDARRRVAGSPTKALLDIQAMMYDSLIALRQALLVEPRPSEPSAPTSARVLQFRRSRPSMD, encoded by the coding sequence ATGGATGTGCCCCCGTTCGATGAACTCAGGGATCTGCTCCAGCGTGACCCCGAAGGCTTCGAGATATTACGCACGACATTGATTGACGACTGTATTCGCCGCAGTTCGGGGTGCAATCAACGTCGGCTGCGGGGCCTTCAGTTTGTGATCGATGCCCGCCGCCGGGTAGCCGGCAGTCCCACGAAGGCACTGTTGGATATCCAGGCCATGATGTACGACTCGCTTATTGCCCTGCGACAGGCCCTGCTTGTTGAGCCACGCCCCTCTGAACCATCCGCGCCGACAAGCGCACGAGTGCTGCAGTTTCGCCGTTCCCGGCCCTCAATGGATTAA
- a CDS encoding SDR family oxidoreductase: MRKNILITGASTGLGEGMAREWAAKGCNLALCARRADKLEALQRELQQANPGIRVLVRGLDVCDYDQVFEVFRGFREELGRLDRVVVNAGTGGSQPIGRGHFAANRHTAETNFIAAIAQCEAAMEIFREQNSGHLVLMSSVSGVRGFRGPLNVYAATKAAVASLAEGLQLDTRGKPINVTNIMPGYILTDINRDTRNAPFRVDLETGVKALVKAIESEKRRAYVPWWPWTPLSYVLKSLPFGLFARAM, translated from the coding sequence ATGCGAAAGAACATTCTGATTACCGGTGCCAGCACCGGCCTCGGCGAAGGTATGGCGCGCGAGTGGGCCGCCAAGGGCTGCAACCTGGCGCTTTGTGCCCGGCGGGCCGATAAACTGGAAGCCCTGCAGCGGGAATTGCAGCAGGCCAACCCGGGCATTCGGGTGCTGGTTCGCGGTCTGGATGTGTGCGACTACGACCAGGTGTTCGAGGTGTTCCGTGGCTTTCGGGAGGAGCTGGGCAGGCTTGACCGGGTGGTGGTTAACGCGGGCACTGGCGGCTCCCAACCCATCGGCCGCGGGCATTTTGCCGCCAACCGGCATACTGCCGAAACCAACTTTATAGCGGCCATCGCTCAATGCGAAGCGGCCATGGAGATTTTCCGGGAGCAGAACAGCGGCCATCTGGTGCTGATGTCTTCGGTAAGCGGCGTTCGCGGTTTCCGTGGTCCCCTGAACGTGTACGCGGCCACCAAAGCCGCCGTGGCGTCTTTGGCGGAGGGCCTGCAATTGGATACCAGGGGCAAACCCATTAACGTCACCAATATCATGCCCGGCTACATTCTGACGGACATCAACCGCGACACCAGGAATGCGCCTTTCCGGGTCGACTTAGAAACCGGCGTCAAGGCGCTGGTGAAAGCCATCGAGTCCGAAAAACGCCGTGCCTATGTGCCCTGGTGGCCCTGGACACCGCTGAGCTATGTGTTGAAGTCCCTGCCCTTTGGACTATTTGCGAGGGCCATGTAA
- a CDS encoding MBL fold metallo-hydrolase translates to MFTTHIFRQLVAGAALLVSACAALAQPLSVEVYNPGESAIFPVTSTLISGEHDAILVDAQFSTREAQELVERIQASGKNLTTIFISHGDPDFYFGLDTLTRAYPEAKVLATPETVAYIEKSHAPKLAYWGPILKDSAPERTVVPEVLQGDSLTLEGQSLQLIGHDPKHTSLWIPSIKTVVGGVLTYANIHPWIADAQTVEARQSWLESLDQLEALKPTTLIPGHYLGKPKLNLDDLRFTRDYLLTLEAELPKAKDSESLITAMKAKYPALLDASSLELSAKVLKGEMQWP, encoded by the coding sequence ATGTTCACTACCCATATCTTCCGCCAACTCGTCGCCGGCGCCGCTTTGCTCGTCAGTGCCTGCGCCGCCCTGGCACAACCGCTCAGCGTCGAGGTGTACAACCCCGGCGAAAGCGCCATCTTCCCGGTCACGTCGACATTGATCAGCGGTGAGCATGACGCGATCCTGGTCGATGCCCAGTTTTCCACCCGCGAGGCCCAAGAGTTGGTCGAGCGCATCCAGGCCAGTGGTAAAAACCTGACCACCATTTTTATCAGCCACGGCGACCCGGATTTTTACTTCGGCCTCGACACCCTGACCCGCGCCTACCCCGAGGCCAAGGTGCTGGCAACGCCAGAGACCGTCGCTTATATCGAGAAAAGCCACGCGCCCAAGCTGGCGTACTGGGGGCCGATCCTCAAGGACAGCGCCCCGGAGCGCACCGTGGTGCCGGAAGTCCTGCAAGGCGATAGCCTGACCCTGGAAGGGCAAAGCCTGCAGTTGATCGGCCACGATCCCAAGCACACCAGCCTGTGGATCCCCAGCATCAAAACCGTGGTCGGCGGGGTGCTCACCTACGCCAACATCCACCCCTGGATCGCCGATGCGCAGACCGTCGAGGCGCGCCAGTCCTGGCTCGAATCCCTCGACCAGCTCGAAGCCCTGAAACCGACCACGCTGATCCCCGGCCACTACCTGGGCAAGCCCAAGCTGAACCTGGACGACCTGCGCTTCACCCGCGACTACCTGCTGACTCTAGAAGCCGAATTGCCGAAAGCCAAGGACAGCGAAAGCCTGATCACGGCAATGAAAGCCAAGTACCCGGCGTTGCTCGACGCCAGCAGCCTCGAACTGAGCGCCAAGGTGCTCAAGGGCGAGATGCAGTGGCCGTGA
- a CDS encoding LysR family transcriptional regulator, which produces MDRLTATRVFVEVVERGSQTAAAEALEMSRAMVSRYLGELETWVGARLLHRSTRKLSLTGTGEQLLPQCREMLAVAETMQGISPSGDTAPRGNLRIACSQSFAQAWLVHALNEFMALYPQVGIDLLIGSQAVNLVEARVDLALRITNQLAPNVIARQLGVCRSAVCATPAYLKRHGTPQRPEDLAHHNCLSYAYFGRSTWKFKRDGEPFAVAVNGNLSANESMVLLEATLAGAGISQQPLYSVSALLRSRALVQLLPEYQSQELGIHALYGSRRHMPPTLRALLDFLVERLAEKPDWD; this is translated from the coding sequence ATGGATCGGCTGACAGCAACCCGGGTATTTGTCGAAGTAGTGGAGAGGGGCAGCCAAACTGCGGCTGCCGAGGCGCTGGAGATGTCGCGGGCGATGGTCTCGCGCTATCTCGGCGAGCTGGAAACCTGGGTTGGCGCGCGTCTGTTGCATCGCAGCACACGCAAGCTGAGCCTGACCGGCACCGGCGAACAGCTGTTGCCGCAGTGCCGGGAAATGCTCGCGGTGGCCGAAACCATGCAGGGCATCAGCCCAAGCGGTGACACTGCACCGCGCGGCAACCTGCGCATCGCCTGCAGCCAGTCGTTCGCCCAGGCCTGGCTGGTGCATGCGTTGAACGAATTCATGGCCCTGTATCCGCAGGTCGGCATCGATCTGCTGATCGGCAGTCAGGCGGTCAATCTGGTCGAGGCACGGGTCGACCTGGCACTGCGTATTACCAATCAACTGGCCCCCAATGTGATCGCCCGCCAACTCGGCGTATGCCGCTCGGCGGTGTGCGCCACGCCGGCCTATCTCAAGCGCCACGGCACACCGCAGCGGCCCGAGGATCTGGCGCACCACAATTGCCTGAGCTACGCCTATTTCGGCCGCAGCACCTGGAAGTTCAAGCGCGACGGCGAGCCCTTCGCTGTCGCCGTCAACGGCAACCTCAGCGCTAACGAATCCATGGTACTGCTGGAAGCTACGCTGGCGGGCGCGGGTATCAGCCAGCAGCCACTTTACTCGGTTAGCGCGCTGCTACGCTCGCGGGCGCTGGTGCAGCTGTTGCCCGAGTACCAATCGCAGGAGTTGGGCATCCATGCGCTCTATGGCAGCCGCCGGCACATGCCGCCGACGCTGCGCGCCTTGTTGGATTTCCTGGTGGAGCGGCTTGCCGAGAAGCCGGACTGGGACTGA
- a CDS encoding YbhB/YbcL family Raf kinase inhibitor-like protein → MAFALSTMTVTCPDFGPDGQLHTRHTGEGADLSPALSWSGAPKGTQSYAVICHDPDAPQVKNGSYGFVHWVLYNLPTSTPYLDEGSDKGTHGTNDFGTSGYGGPMPPKGHGRHHYYFWVLALDEQLDLPPGLSLGEFLEEVEPHLMGMNRLVGVFQRG, encoded by the coding sequence ATGGCCTTCGCACTGTCCACCATGACGGTAACCTGCCCTGACTTCGGTCCGGATGGCCAGCTTCACACACGGCATACAGGAGAAGGCGCCGACCTCTCACCCGCCTTGTCCTGGAGCGGTGCGCCCAAGGGAACCCAATCCTATGCGGTGATCTGTCACGACCCCGACGCTCCGCAGGTGAAAAACGGTTCCTACGGGTTTGTGCACTGGGTTTTGTACAACTTGCCAACCTCGACACCTTATCTGGATGAGGGCTCTGACAAGGGCACCCACGGTACCAACGACTTCGGCACCAGTGGCTATGGCGGCCCCATGCCTCCCAAGGGCCATGGCCGGCATCATTATTATTTCTGGGTGTTGGCCCTGGACGAGCAACTGGACCTGCCCCCCGGCCTTAGCCTGGGCGAGTTTCTCGAAGAGGTGGAGCCTCATTTGATGGGCATGAACCGGCTGGTGGGCGTCTTTCAGCGCGGCTGA
- a CDS encoding GFA family protein has translation MSTKYAGGCEHIHSHSSNDPIDNHICHCSVCKRVTGQESTHVVFFNHRDLTVDNLEGLDRQPFNDQNPDGPLELCTCATCGTPIMLDDKQRRIRAIVPNLMGYDPESLPATYHAFFDESTGAPPPDDGRPVYAGLRPDFVWPPSA, from the coding sequence ATGTCAACGAAATATGCCGGGGGTTGTGAGCATATCCACAGCCATTCAAGTAATGATCCGATAGACAACCACATCTGCCACTGTTCTGTCTGTAAACGTGTCACCGGGCAAGAGTCGACCCATGTCGTCTTCTTCAACCACCGTGACCTGACAGTGGACAATCTGGAAGGCCTGGACCGACAACCTTTCAACGATCAGAATCCGGATGGACCACTCGAGCTGTGTACCTGCGCAACGTGTGGCACACCCATCATGCTGGATGACAAGCAAAGACGAATCCGCGCGATTGTTCCGAACCTTATGGGGTACGATCCAGAGAGCCTGCCCGCGACTTACCATGCGTTTTTTGACGAGTCCACGGGCGCGCCTCCTCCTGATGATGGTCGTCCCGTTTATGCGGGGCTGCGGCCTGATTTCGTCTGGCCGCCTTCCGCGTGA
- a CDS encoding cupin domain-containing protein: protein MLINADFNKRAVVHGARQDWVPSPMPGVDRRMLDRIGDEVARATSLVRYAKGSAFSPHTHNGGEEFLILHGVFQDEHGDYPAGTYVRNPPTSRHTPGAEQGCLMFVKLHQFDPDDRTFVRIDTNRIGRITDPERPDVAVSPLFEDERETVQLETIAPGASVRIGDPGGFEMLVVDGTLTVDGEDYEPQSWLRLPPDDYAKLVVGPNAATVWVKRRHLRQRVLNSGAFAVS, encoded by the coding sequence ATGCTGATCAATGCGGATTTCAACAAACGCGCCGTGGTTCACGGAGCGCGCCAGGACTGGGTTCCGTCCCCCATGCCCGGTGTCGACCGGCGGATGCTCGACCGGATTGGAGACGAGGTGGCGCGAGCCACCTCCCTGGTGCGCTACGCAAAGGGCAGTGCATTCTCACCCCACACCCATAACGGCGGTGAAGAGTTCCTGATCCTGCATGGGGTTTTCCAGGACGAGCATGGCGACTATCCGGCGGGAACCTACGTGCGCAACCCGCCGACGTCACGCCATACGCCCGGGGCAGAGCAGGGCTGCCTGATGTTCGTGAAGCTGCACCAGTTTGATCCTGACGATCGCACCTTCGTCAGGATCGATACCAACAGAATCGGCCGCATAACCGATCCCGAGAGGCCGGATGTTGCCGTCTCACCCTTGTTCGAAGATGAGCGGGAGACGGTTCAACTAGAAACCATAGCGCCCGGGGCGTCGGTCAGAATCGGCGACCCCGGGGGCTTCGAAATGCTGGTGGTTGATGGCACACTCACCGTTGACGGCGAAGACTACGAACCTCAATCCTGGCTGAGACTGCCCCCCGACGATTACGCAAAACTGGTTGTGGGACCAAATGCCGCGACGGTTTGGGTCAAGCGGCGTCATCTCAGACAACGTGTGCTGAACTCAGGCGCTTTTGCCGTTTCGTGA
- a CDS encoding serine hydrolase domain-containing protein, which yields MTESKQVTGLSPDHLTHIEGHLDRCYIQPGKLPGALTLVARRGEIAYLKAQGLMDVERNKPVSRDTVFRIYSMTKPITSIAMMQLYEQGRFLLDDPVHKYIPAWKNLRVYNSGVYPNFLTTPATSTMTIRDLFTHMSGLTYGFMNRTNVDAAYRELKLDGSRNMTLEAMISQLAELPLEFSPGTAWNYSVSTDVLGYLVQLLADQPFDEYLREHIFEPLAMPDTGFQVRDDQLDRFAACYQYDPVDQFTLLDDPHTSPFREKRKFVSGGGGLVSTIDDYFHFAQALCQGGEFGGRRIIGRKTLEFMRRNHLPGNQDLPGLSVGPFSETPYAGSGFGLGFSVKTDVAKSQINGSVGEYGWGGLASTNFFVDPVEELVVIFMTQLIPSSTYPIRQELRAIVNGALV from the coding sequence ATGACGGAATCCAAACAGGTCACCGGCCTTTCACCAGACCACCTTACTCACATTGAAGGCCATCTTGACCGTTGCTATATCCAGCCGGGGAAATTGCCCGGCGCGCTCACTCTGGTGGCCCGGCGTGGGGAAATTGCCTATCTGAAGGCTCAGGGGCTGATGGATGTGGAGCGCAACAAGCCGGTTAGCCGGGATACGGTGTTCCGCATTTATTCGATGACCAAGCCGATTACGTCCATCGCGATGATGCAGCTTTATGAGCAGGGGCGGTTTTTGCTGGATGATCCGGTACACAAGTACATTCCGGCCTGGAAAAACCTGCGGGTCTACAACAGCGGTGTCTATCCCAACTTCCTCACCACACCCGCAACCAGCACCATGACCATTCGCGACCTGTTCACCCATATGTCAGGCCTGACCTACGGGTTCATGAACCGCACCAACGTGGACGCCGCCTACCGGGAGCTGAAGCTGGATGGCAGCCGGAATATGACACTGGAAGCGATGATCAGTCAGTTGGCGGAACTGCCGCTGGAGTTCTCACCGGGTACCGCCTGGAACTATTCGGTCAGCACGGATGTGCTGGGGTATCTGGTGCAGCTGCTGGCTGATCAGCCGTTTGATGAGTACCTGCGCGAGCATATCTTTGAGCCTTTGGCCATGCCCGACACCGGCTTCCAGGTTCGTGACGATCAGCTGGACCGTTTTGCCGCCTGCTATCAGTACGATCCGGTCGATCAGTTCACGCTGCTGGACGATCCGCACACGTCCCCTTTCCGGGAAAAAAGGAAGTTTGTCTCTGGCGGTGGCGGGCTGGTTTCCACCATTGACGATTATTTCCACTTTGCCCAGGCACTCTGTCAGGGCGGCGAGTTTGGCGGGCGGCGGATTATTGGCCGCAAGACGCTGGAATTCATGCGTCGCAATCATCTGCCCGGCAATCAGGACCTGCCCGGCCTCTCTGTCGGTCCGTTCAGTGAAACACCGTATGCCGGAAGCGGTTTCGGTCTGGGCTTTTCGGTAAAGACTGACGTCGCCAAATCCCAGATCAACGGATCGGTCGGCGAGTACGGTTGGGGTGGCCTGGCGAGCACCAACTTTTTTGTCGATCCCGTGGAGGAGCTGGTGGTGATTTTCATGACGCAGCTGATCCCCTCATCGACCTACCCGATCCGTCAGGAATTGCGGGCTATTGTGAATGGCGCGTTGGTGTAG
- a CDS encoding type II CAAX prenyl endopeptidase Rce1 family protein, translated as MFAIIAVSVGFGAGLFQFGWLDSPLTPLLPFLLFVFPSFLEEAFFRGVLIPRNILDSGVVKAAWAVGISTVVFVVWHPLNALAFNPTAIPLFLNPWFLVITCALGVTCGYGYALSRSIWVPVIIHWVTVTVWVLFLGGRNLMLEL; from the coding sequence GTGTTTGCCATCATTGCGGTGTCGGTCGGTTTTGGGGCCGGGTTATTTCAGTTTGGGTGGCTGGACTCACCCCTCACGCCTTTGCTGCCCTTCCTTTTGTTTGTATTCCCTTCCTTTCTTGAAGAAGCCTTCTTCAGGGGTGTGCTTATCCCGCGAAACATATTGGATTCTGGCGTCGTAAAGGCCGCTTGGGCGGTGGGGATCAGCACGGTTGTCTTTGTGGTGTGGCACCCGCTCAATGCGCTGGCGTTTAATCCCACGGCCATTCCTCTGTTCCTGAACCCCTGGTTTCTGGTGATTACCTGCGCCTTGGGGGTCACCTGTGGCTATGGCTATGCCCTTTCCCGGTCTATCTGGGTGCCGGTGATCATTCATTGGGTTACAGTGACGGTTTGGGTGCTTTTTCTTGGCGGCAGAAATCTCATGCTGGAGCTGTAA
- a CDS encoding aspartate/glutamate racemase family protein has product MKTIGLIGGMSWESTQTYYRLINQKVRDELGGLHSAKLVLYSVNFAEIEALQHQGDWQATAEILGSVGRSVESAGADFLVLCTNTMHKVAPQIERAVSIPLLHIADATAKVLKKDGVTCVGLLGTRFTMEQTFYLGRLQEHGIRVVVPDGPQRERIHSVIYNELCRGVVKPDSKAVYLDVVASLAERGAQGVILGCTEIGLLIQGSDTNVPLYDTTEIHAEQAVQLALGRV; this is encoded by the coding sequence TTGAAAACAATAGGTCTTATAGGCGGAATGAGCTGGGAATCAACTCAGACTTATTACCGGCTGATAAACCAGAAAGTCAGAGACGAACTCGGCGGGCTCCATTCGGCAAAGCTCGTTCTCTACAGCGTGAATTTTGCCGAGATCGAGGCATTGCAGCACCAGGGTGATTGGCAGGCGACAGCGGAGATACTTGGATCAGTCGGCCGGTCGGTTGAATCGGCAGGTGCTGATTTTCTGGTTCTCTGTACGAACACGATGCATAAAGTCGCCCCCCAGATTGAGCGAGCAGTGAGCATCCCCCTTCTTCACATCGCGGACGCCACGGCCAAGGTGCTCAAAAAGGACGGGGTAACCTGTGTAGGGCTGCTGGGGACAAGATTTACCATGGAGCAGACGTTCTACCTCGGTCGTCTCCAGGAGCATGGTATCCGGGTTGTTGTGCCAGATGGGCCCCAAAGAGAGCGTATTCATTCTGTGATTTACAATGAACTGTGCCGGGGTGTGGTCAAGCCTGATTCAAAAGCCGTGTATCTGGATGTCGTCGCCTCATTGGCTGAGCGCGGTGCTCAAGGGGTCATCCTGGGGTGCACGGAGATAGGTCTTTTGATCCAGGGCTCGGATACGAATGTCCCACTCTATGACACGACAGAAATACATGCCGAGCAGGCGGTTCAGCTTGCCTTGGGCAGGGTTTAA